From the genome of Eublepharis macularius isolate TG4126 chromosome 12, MPM_Emac_v1.0, whole genome shotgun sequence, one region includes:
- the LOC129339091 gene encoding la-related protein 6-like — MSSCNPAMTGFDSQLKCSAPVPIQGSPFSALQFLPRSSRSFPLLSQEEFVDTLDGDFLLLPNRSPGLLESGISSMPDLQLVKRIVSQVEFYLSDENLSKDAFLLKHVQKNKMGFVSIKLLTSFKKVKYLTRDWRVTLYALQFSEALEVNEEGTKVRRRNPIPEFLVNIPPSKMLLAWNVLPQEQAISTSLLFQTIFLIKITKLFSPFGDITSIRIFRPGKKLPSDLKKYVSRYPELLTKCCALVEYESLESARKAFEELCHKQVVGHGEAIKVVSLSGRGSKKKGMVNQEDSEETEEVEKPPGKWANVLSEGLQHALEDSSFYSSSESDSTPVLTPILPRNFLSAPVWPTKVLSSSTSLVLRPNFFSMPYIGPLPLHESLAKPLFSLPLSAPELGHSASELQRPSDSCWHSGMGSGILWASKQKGQACNQPIQGKPQLLNSMAPTKRMLGSLGARLAVIRLPHGPDGTKGFYNTIGRGKFVLQL; from the exons ATGTCCTCATGCAATCCTGCAATGACGGGCTTTGACTCCCAGCTGAAATGCAGTGCACCAGTCCCCATACAGGGGAGCCCTTTCTCTGCTCTCCAGTTTCTGCCGCGTTCAAGCCGCTCTTTTCCCTTGCTGAGCCAAGAGGAATTTGTGGACACCTTGGATGG agattTTCTGCTTTTGCCGAACAGGAGTCCTGGTCTGCTTGAGAGTGGCATCTCTTCCATGCCTGACTTGCAGCTGGTCAAAAGGATTGTGTCTCAAGTAGAGTTCTACCTCTCAGACGAGAACTTGTCCAAGGATGCTTTTCTCCTGAAACACGTGCAGAAGAACAAGATGGGGTTTGTGAGCATCAAACTCCTGACATCTTTCAAGAAG GTGAAATACTTAACCAGAGATTGGCGGGTGACCCTTTATGCGCTGCAGTTCTCAGAGGCGCTGGAAGTCAATGAGGAAGGTACGAAGGTGAGGAGGAGAAATCCCATCCCAGAGTTTCTTGTGAACATCCCTCCAAGCAAGATGCTTCTGGCCTGGAATGTCCTTCCACAGGAACAAGCCATTTCCACTTCACTCCTGTTCCAGACAATCTTTCTCATCAAGATAACTAAGCTGTTCAGCCCCTTTGGTGACATAACCAGCATTCGCATCTTCCGGCCTGGCAAGAAGCTACCTTCTGACTTGAAGAAGTATGTCTCCCGGTATCCTGAACTCTTAACCAAGTGTTGTGCTTTGGTAGAATATGAGAGTTTGGAGAGCGCACGGAAGGCTTTTGAAGAGCTTTGCCACAAGCAGGTGGTCGGTCATGGAGAAGCCATCAAAGTGGTCAGCCTGTCTGGAAGGGGTTCCAAAAAGAAGGGCATGGTCAATCAAGAAGATAGTGAGGAGACAGAAGAAGTGGAGAAGCCTCCTGGGAAGTGGGCTAATGTGCTATCTGAGGGCCTCCAACACGCCCTCGAAGACTCCTCCTTCTACAGCTCTTCAGAGTCAGACAGCACTCCAGTTCTTACGCCGATCCTGCCCCGGAATTTCCTCTCAGCTCCTGTCTGGCCCACTAAAGTCCTCTCCAGTTCTACTAGCCTGGTCCTCAGACCAAACTTCTTCAGCATGCCCTACATAGGCCCCCTCCCACTTCATGAGTCACTGGCTAAGCCACTGTTCTCCTTACCTCTCTCTGCTCCAGAGCTGGGCCATAGTGCTTCTGAATTGCAAAGGCCATCCGACTCCTGCTGGCATAGTGGGATGGGCTCTGGGATCTTGTGGGCCTCGAAGCAGAAAGGTCAGGCCTGCAACCAACCTATCCAAggaaagccacagctgctgaACTCGATGGCTCCGACGAAAAGGATGTTGGGATCACTTGGTGCTCGGCTGGCAGTGATCCGCCTTCCTCATGGGCCAGATGGCACCAAGGGATTCTACAATaccattgggagggggaaatttgTCTTACAACTCTAA